The Henckelia pumila isolate YLH828 chromosome 2, ASM3356847v2, whole genome shotgun sequence genome includes a window with the following:
- the LOC140879153 gene encoding uncharacterized protein: MAVGNGQNVTKFGICAGMGHATDMCHTLQVESTEQVNAVGGFSWQPQQNYDLYSNTFNPCWKDHPNFRYGNPPMNQPAPQETRASIQHLNTHVGQLATTVNRLKALNSNNLPSQTVVNPNENVRAITLRSGRELKVHEKVVKEPVQNWYEEKSKVEEDEIIQEAPRALKESRKDEANKGLYEVFRRCEVNIPLLDAIKQVPRYAKVLKDLCTVKRKQKLKGCQKVKLGEQVSAVILRKAPEKCKDPGPLNKTEIVIQMADRSTIHPRGVLEDVFVQVGNLVFPADFCVLDMKNNDLNSAIFLEIPFWKTSKSIIDVNNDTLTMEFDGEIVKFNIFDTLKIPGCESVVNNIEINDHLSQEHTKDVNEDKLKEVIAQPAKNSIAEIFLSDLQVPKTEPKLPPD; the protein is encoded by the exons atggctgtagggaatggacaaaatGTGACAAAATTTGGAATTTGTGCTGGAATgggacatgcaactgacatgtgtcACACACTTCAAGTGGAATCTACTGAACAAGTCAATGCAGTAGGAGGATTTTCCTGGCAACCACAGCAAAATTATGATCTTTACTCGAATACTTTCAATCCatgttggaaggatcatcccaattttAGATACGGAAATCCTCCGATGAATCAGCCTGCACCTCAG gaaactcgagcaagtatccaacatTTGAACACTCATGTAGGGCAGTTGGCAACCACAGTTAACAGGTTGAAGGCACTGAATTCGAACAACTTACCATCACAGACAGTGGTGAATCCAAATGAGAATGTGAGAGCAATCACCTTGAGGAGTGGAAGAGAGTTGAAGGTTCATGAGAAGGTGGTGAAAGAACCAGTACAGAACTGGTATGAAGAGAAATCCAAGGTAGAGGAGGATGAGATAATTCAAGAAgcaccaagag cattgaAAGAGTCTAGGAAGGATGAAGCAAATAAGGGGTTGTATGAagtttttcgtagatgtgaggtcaaTATTCCTTTGTTAGATGCTATCAAAcaagtacctcgctatgctaaagTTTTGAAAGATTTGTGTACTGTAAAGAGAAAACAAAAACTGAAGGGGTGTCAGAAAGTTAAATTAGGAGAACAGGTTTCTGCTGTCATTCTGAGGAAGGCACCtgaaaaatgcaaggatccTG GGCCTTTAAATAAAACTGAAATTGTTATCCAAatggctgatagatctactaTTCATCCTAGAGGTGTGTTAGAGGATGTTTTTGTGCAAGTTGGTAACTTGGTTTTTCCTGCTGATTTCTGTGTActtgatatgaaaaataatgatttgaatagtGCAATTTTTCTAGAAATACCATTTTGGAAAACGTCGAAGTCCATTATAGATGTTAACAATGACACTCTCACTATGGAGTTTGATGGAGAGATTGTTAAgttcaatatttttgataccttGAAAATTCCTGGctgtgaaagtgttgttaataatATTGAAATCAATGATCACTTGTCACAAGAACACACGAAGGATGTGAATGAGGATAAGTTGAAGGAAGTTATTGCACAACCTGCTAAAAATTCTATTgctgaaatttttctctctgattTGCAGGTACCTAAAACGGAGCCAAAACTTCCTCCGGATTGA